The nucleotide window CTTTGAAGAAAAAGGGATCACATACTTTCAAATTGTCATAAATGGTTATACTTTGTATAAGAGACCTGTTGTCATCTTCTTGGCTTAATGTTGTTGATGTGTTTGCGGCTCCATTTTCCAGGAGGGCTTTGCTTTTGCTCACTGTACTGAATGCAGGGCAAAGTTCATATTACGGGCAAATGTCCCACCTGATCGCTGGTGGCTGAGGCTAAAATTCCAGTTCCTTGTGGCAAGAGATCATGCATTCATTTTTCTCATTGTCCAGTTGGTATGGATATAAATCTGTTGCCATATCTTTCATTCTGTCTTATGTTCCTACCAGTTTTATAGTTGAAAAGTGGTGTATCTTGGCTATGGTTTATCTGTACCGAAGTTGCATGTAGCTATACTTTTCGTTTATGCTCTTCTAGCTTTGTATTTATTTACCACACGCTCAACGCCTTAATTCACTAGTCCAAAGGTGGATCTTCAATGTTGTCAGTATGTTTTCTTCTGGGCTGCTGTCAGTAACTTACTATTCTTGTGATGGTGGTTTTACCATAATGCACAAGAAGATATTGAGGCCCTTCTACAAGAGTCCCCATCAGGTTTCTCAAAGTAGAGTCCAGAGGATCGGCCCCAGACGGATTTCTcggtcatcaaaaaaaaaaaaaaaatttctcaaAGTAGAAGATCTTCACGCTACTGCCAAGCACAAGATTTCCGGAGTCTTTTCACTTTTTTTACTTGAAAGAGAGCTTTGAAAGTCTTAATGACTTAATTAAGGCTGTGTGAAGCCTTGAGCtaattttttgctatttttattaaaatttggtAAGGAAGATATTGGAATCTGATGTAAGTGTCATCTAGCACTTCGGATGCTATACAGCTAGATTTATGTCAGTGAATTTTCATATATTTAAAAGGGCCTGGGGATTCAGTTAATGGACAAAAAATGATAACAAGATTCTACACTAGCAATTAATCAATTTTGCTTCCACCAAATCAGCTAGGACCAGTTATATGAGTCCTCTGTACCAAACAGCTTGGAAGTGAATCTGCATTGAGCATGTAATGTACAAAATCTAGGGAGAAAAGCTAAACTTTGGGCCCAATGGATGTATAAATCGTTGAGTTTTTGTTTGTAAAATTGCAGCTTTTCAATCTTATATAATTGTTTCCATGCATATTAATTGTTTCCAGTAAAGAATCTGTATTTTTGGTGTTATAGCAGTAGTCTGGAATTCTGGATAGGGTGGATTAGTACTTGGATTTTTTGTACCTATTAGGGGGAAACATGTAGTATGCCTGATGTAAGAGCTGCAGATATGTCTTGTACCTTTTTTCTGTACCATCTTGGTACCAGTTTAATAAAAATCTTTACcttatcaacaaaaaaaaatgtttccAGTAACTGTCATctttaccttataaaaaaaaatgtttccaGTAACTGTCTCTACTGACTGTTGAATGAACAATTCTCACAGATTGTAGCATTCTTAGGAGTACTTGTGTACAAATTTTACGGGGAGGAACTAAGGGAAATGTTTGGCTACCGAGAGCATCCATATGGCTTTTATACAATGGCAGGTATTTTCTGACTTAATCCATCATTAACCTTCTTTTAAACTTGTGAACCACTGAACGTATGCTTGTGGGTTCACAAATCACATCTTGGTTGCGTATCTTTTTGTCATAATATATTCAGTGTTGAACACTGATCATCTATCCAAAGTTTCTAAATGTATAGTCCTTGTTGTTTGGTTTAGAAACTATTTGGTTGTGGGaggattggttttggttttggtttctttTTCCTAGAAAAGTTGTAAGTGTTTTGAATTGGGTTTAGGAGAACAAACTGAATTAACATCTTTAGCTACCATTACAtgtatttttggaaaataaattcTGAGGAAAAAATACAAGAATTTGATTTTGGCGATTAGGGGAGAAACTTCATTGTCCAAAACCTGAAAGAGGGGTGAAAGGAAAAGGTGCTAGCATTtgttctttgttttgttttcaaGAAAGCTGTCACTGCTCTATTTTTAGGTAGGTTTTGATTTCTCCATGATGATTGTCCATTAACGATGGTTATTTGCCAAGATACCTACGATGGGAATAATTTCCTTGGCTGATgcatatatacatggaaaagGCAAACAGATACCTCTTACCCCCTTCCTTAACAGTGTGGAGATACTTGGAGACTGGATACATTGATTGCAATATACAATATCCTGACATTTAAACCTTATATGAGGTTGATGCTGAGACATTGTAATGTGCTTTATGTGTATTTAAACATTCAGCTCAATCGGTTCTAGGGGAGGAAAAATAAGCATGGTATGATGTGGTCTATGAGAAACAAGGGAAAGGACAATAAGATTAGGATTCAGATGCTTGAATTTTTAAAATTACAACCAGAAGATTTGAGTCGTCAGAATCTTTTTTGGAGTAGAATTAGTTTTCTAGAAGACTGTGACAAAGGGAAATGTGTCCTTCATTTGGTGCATCTACTGCAGCCATTCCAATAAAGTTTACTGGATTGAAGATATTCCTGTGCAAGATTTGTGCCTTCAAAATGATTTGAGCCTTCAAAATGATTTGAGCCTTTACCTTCCCAACTCCTTACTAACTAACCGACTAATATGTCTTCTTTGGTTTAATTTTGCAGTTTTGGCAATCATATTGGTCGGGTTGCTTTATGGTTTCTTCATAGCAATAATTTGTGGACAGAGAATTAGTGAACGTCATTATCACGTTCTTGCCAAAAAAGAACTCACAAAGGTTTTGCATCTACTGCTAAGACATAGACTTGTTCCTTTCACCTTCTAATTGGAGACGAACATCTGTTAGTGAAATATTGAAAAATTTGCAAGTTGAGCAGTGTCAGGCCCCTTTCCTTGAGAATATAATTCACCTTCATAAGGGGCTTCTTTTCATGCTCACTGGATTTTATTTGTGGATAATCTTAGTTCCACCTCTTCAATCTAACCTTTCATTATGGGAGTACTCCCCTTGTTTTAATAAGAAatatttaggggtcgtttggtttgcgGTCTAGTTATGTGAGAGTTATTATGTAGATATTGTTTATATGGTGAATAATAATGCAAGGATTGTTATGGGTGAAATAATGCATGAATAGTTATGCGGTGAATAATAATAGGCAGATAATTATGTAGTTATGTAAGACAGTAAGAGTATGTAGTTAGATCCTCTTATCCACGTATAGCTAATACATCTATGCATCTCGTACAAGTTATACCGGAATTATAGTGCAGTGTTTGGTTACCGATATTAAATTCTGCATCCTGCATAACTAATTTAATCTCTTTATAACTAATACATGGTTTTCTTTATTAAACTCCGCTTAGGTTTTCTTCATCAGAAACCAAACGATGTATAAGTAATATGGAATTTATATGGAGATAAAATTTTCTTGTGCGTCAAACCAAATGATCCCTAAATGTTTAATTTGCTTAtacttttatttttgtattgaCAGGAATACGTGGTAGAAGATCGGGAAATGCTAGATAAAGAAGTTCCGGAACTTGACCCTAGCCACGTTACGGAGCTAAGAATGTTGGGGCTTTACTGAGATTCATGTCAGTCTAGGTTGGTAGTCTAGATACAAAGACATGCAGtatttatatgttgaaattaCACACAAAATTTTGGTCATATTGACATGTTTGGTTGCACAAATTATACTGCTCCACCCTTTCTGGTATTAGGTGTGATCAAGAATAGGCACTAGAAAGCTAATCCGAAAAAGAATAACTCTTAAAAATGATATTGAAAACCTTGGTAATTATGAGTATCAATGTTTTAATTCAAGAGTGGAAGCGGGTCAGTCCCCGAAAATGCCAGGTACTTTGGGGCCAAATAAGATTATTAACTGGCTTATCCGCCATTGCTATCGTAAATTGACTATCCTGTTAATGCACCAGCTCCTAGCCTGTCGTGCTCTTCCAGTTCTATTTTGAGAGTCATCATAACTCTTTTGGACCTATAAAAAGAATGTCTGGGCTCTACTAAGATTCATGGCAATCTAGGTTGTTAGTCTAGCTACAATGACATGccatattatattttcaaattacACATGAAATTTTGGTCATATTAACATGTTTGGTTGCTTAAAGTTATACTGCTCCAGCTCCACCCGTTCTGGTATTAGGTGATCAAGAATAGGGACTAGAAAGCTAAAAGAATAACTTTATTAGGTGATCAATTATCTTTGCATGACTGTGTTATTGTTTTCCCAAGATTTGATATATTTTGCATCATACAACATATTCAtgacaaaaaaaaagagatgctTAGTCGCAATCCCTCGTTTTTTGAGTTCTGATATATGTAATTTTTTCTTGCTGACTTTGTCTTGTACTTGTAttaacaacaacatactcagtataatcccatatagtagggtctgaggagggtaatgtgtacgtagactttacccctacctttgtggaggtagagaagctgtttccaatagaccctcggctcaggcaAGCATGGTACCACAATAATAACAAGAAAGAAGACGGGACAACACCAAAAAATCATGTAAAAGCAGCATACACAACAAGATAGTAATATGATCGAaatgtaaaaagaataataattaaaaaaaataggtatTCAAATAAGCCTACTACCAACCAAATGAGAGAGTACGTACTAACACTACCGGTATGAATAATCTAGACTACCTAACCTACTATTCTAATCCTCGACCCCCACACCTTCCTATCACGGGTCATGTCCTCAATCAGCTGTAGTTGCGTCATCTCATGCCTAATCACCTGTCACggccccggttcgccctccgtgaaccatcgtgacgacacctaatctctacaactaggtaagcctaaaatgcggaagataaaccaaactGCGGAAAGAAAACAATTTTAAATAGAAATAGTGTAAAAACAACATTTGaaagtgccactcggcatatacagtACCAACTCTCATAAAGTAATACAGTTTtttcaaaacccggaaacccatgaattacaagctacgaatataataaaaatgctctaactccagaatgtttacacaacagaagaaaatagaagggttattactacaagatagaatggaaagggactactcggtctgcggacgcgtcagatatacctcgaagtctctggagcagtcgcctcgccttaagggtgataggactgagtcaaagtacctggatctgcacatgaaaaacatgcccAGAaaggcataagtacaccacaatggtactcagtaagtgccaagcctaacctcggtcgggtagtgacgaggaaagtcagggccctattaagataaaataaaaatataaggtatgacagtataagataagcagtacagttgaaagctaacaataagaatttaatacaggaaaacaaggaattcaataactgaaacagagacaaaacaatcacaaagaaataaccggggatctctcagtattccggggatctcttagtatctcgaggatctcttagtaccctcaatatatgccagggatctcttggttttccgaggatctctcggtatcctcaatatatgctagggatctcttggtatcccgaggatctcttggtatcctcaatatacgtgctagagatctctcggtatcctgaggatctcttggtatccgtgctagggatctctcggtatcccgcacctcagctcaaatcataaatacgtgcaggggatctcccgagatgccgtctcgtagtcccaaagtaaaacacgcagcaacaacacaaTGAATACTCATTTAAGCTCAATTTCATACCAAGTAAAcatgtaattctaacctaacatacTTCACGTAATACAATTAAGGTAGGTTAAGCTagtaagcaattaagtcaattaaataTGCTCTTCTAGGCTAAcaataggcttaaattgcaagtagtataagacaggaaaaaggaacacaattaaaattacttaaagaaaaccggattttcaacaattagctcaagtacgcactcgtcacctcacatacaaggcatttcaattatcaaatataccaaatcctaaggggaaggtcccccacacaaggctagccaagccacttacctcgaaccagctcaaatcaatccgaaaccacgctcttgccacgagtactctaCTCCAAATGacctaaatctattcaattcaattgcataatgtaaataacactttaagtaactgattctacaaagaaattctaagctaatacgcgaaattaggtaaaatgaccaaaacgctcctcgggcccacgtctcggaatcgagtaaaatttacattttcagaaacctcacactctcacgagttcagtcataccaaaagtaccaaaatcgaacctcaaatgatccctcaaatcatcacttaaaggtctctaattagtcaagccctaacccctaaattaccactgattttccttaatttttcatgcttataatgataaaaataactccaataacgagtttagggaccaaagactttaccccaatgaactcctctgaaaatccctcttgaaaaatgctccccaaggttctttccgtttgaaaagaggtgaaaaatagctaaatttcgcgaaggcaagtatttatatgtttctgcctagttaatccgcttctgcggccctggGACttcatctgcggtcccgcttctgtgaggacatggtcgcatctgcgacctttcACTTAAAGAccaacttccgcacctgcgattacCCATTCGCAGAtacggtaccgcttctgcggtaagtctcccgcatctgcggacccTGCTGATCCTccccaattccgcttctgcgatttctccgccgcttctgcagctccacacctgcgggacccaaccgcaggtgcggttatgacagatatcaGCAGCTTTAAACCACTTCCAATTCTTCcaacaaccatccgaaatcatcccgaggcccccgggatctcagccaaaagcacaaacaactctaataccactatccaaacttataccaatctttgaaacacctaaaacaacatcgaagcAAAATCTCACCTAaagcacacacgtcacattcagcactacggagctactccaactttcggaattccattccgactctcggatcaaaatctcactatcgaaccagaaacttcaaaattcgaccttttgacatttcaagcctaaattagctacagacctccaaaacaccatccgATCAcacccctaagcctgaaatcacccaacggagctaactgaaccatcggaattccattccgaggtcgtcttcacactattccgactacgatcaactttccaacacttaagctctcatttagggactaagtgtcccaaaactccccgaaactcaaaaccgaacatgctggcaaatcaaaatagcagaaataaacacggggaaagcagttaataggggatcggggcgttaattcttaagacgaccggccgggtcgtcacatcacCTCATCCCaactcttctttggcctacctctacctctcctaaAGCCCTCCAATGTCAACATCTCACACCTCTTTATCGAAGCGTCTGTGCTTCTCCTCCTCACGTGTCCAATCCTTCTAAGccgtgcttcccgcatcttgttctCAATAAGGtccacacccaccttgtcccgaataacttcattccgaATCCTATCTAATCTGGTATagccgcacatccatctcaacatcctcatcttgctaccttcatcttctggacgtGAGAGCTCTTGGCTGGCCAATACTCgaccccatacaacatagtcggtctgatTACCGCTCTATAAAACATACATTTAAGTTTTGGTAGTAACTTCTTGTCCCGCTCCAATACGATGTATGATATTTTCATTAACTCCCCATCCCTTTatataatag belongs to Nicotiana tabacum cultivar K326 chromosome 6, ASM71507v2, whole genome shotgun sequence and includes:
- the LOC107815527 gene encoding uncharacterized protein LOC107815527, which codes for MRIVSNDSLVVDSSEIEPILSHIAIVEESADTSPSTEITSSEDCLETAGHLSSVGVDGIQSLSHAELSQCRICLDSEGEDLIAPCHCKGTQKYVHRSCLDNWRSTKEGFAFAHCTECRAKFILRANVPPDRWWLRLKFQFLVARDHAFIFLIVQLIVAFLGVLVYKFYGEELREMFGYREHPYGFYTMAVLAIILVGLLYGFFIAIICGQRISERHYHVLAKKELTKEYVVEDREMLDKEVPELDPSHVTELRMLGLY